The Brevibacillus humidisoli DNA segment ATTCCCCGTCAAAGCCCACTTCCGCATACAAGGCTTTTACACGCTCAAACAATTGGTCAGTATAAACCCCTGGTCGTGTGGCATCAATCATCTCAGCATCAATCATGGCAGTCGCGACAAAGGTTTTGCCAAGATCGTCAGGCGGCTGCCCCACACAGACCATCCTCGTCAAGGCGATTATCAGTCCTTTGTACCGGACACAAGCTACCACCATGCCCTTTTTGCGTAATGGCTGAGCTGTCGGAGTGGGATGGCGGTAGGAATCAAGCCGCTCATCACAGGCAACTAACGTGACAGTAGGGATCAGCCCCTGCGATAGATAGATATGATGCAAACCAGCTGCAATATCCCATTCTGTCTGTCCGGGCCGCAAGCTCATGCAGTACTGTTCGGTCAAGCGGGCCACCTGCTCTCCCGCGTATCGGTACCGTTCCACTTCCAACTCCGTCAAAGCAAATCGCAGTCCCGCCAACCTGCTTTCCAGGATCATCCCATCCACCAGTTGATCAGTAGCCACCCTGCCGTCCCCTATGATCCGTCTTACCTGGGAGGCGATCTCGTCGTACCATGGGTACTCCACCATGGTGAACGGCAGATCATACACTTCTTCTCTCGCTATTCTCGGCATCTCAATCGTATTGGCGAGCAGATAGCACTCCTGATCGGTGACTAGCAGTGCACACTCGCCCGCTTCGCTGTTGTACGGAATGCCGTTATGGCCGCCGCTGGTCAACCAGGCAAAGGAATCCTGGCGCTGCAGAAAAACGGCATCGAATTGATTGGCTTCCATAAAGCGCCTGACCCGCTTCAGCTTCTGTTCTACATCCCTCACTCTGTCGATAGCTGTTTCTTTCGTTTCCATCGCCTCCTCTCTGCTTCGCCCCTTTCCGCCGTCGCCTTGCTAGGCCGTTTGCTTCTTGCTGGAGATGTCAATCCACACCGCTACGATCAAGATCAGCCCTTTTACGATAAACTGCCAAAAGGTTTCGATATTCATCATGCTCATGCCGTTATCGATACTGGCCATGATCAGGGCTCCGATGATCGCACCTACGATGTTTCCTCTTCCGCCCATCAGACTGGTTCCGCCAATCACGCATGCAGCAATGGCATCCAGTTCGTACATCTCACCCGCACCAACCGTTGCTGCATTCAGCCTGCTAGTCAAAATCACACCGGCCACCCCGGCGAGCGCACCCATCAAGATGAAAACAGACAGCACATTCCGCTTGATGTTGATTCCCGACAGCAGAGCTGCCTCTACGTTGCCGCCGATGGCGTACACGTACCTGCCGAACGCTGTTTTCACGGCGAGAAACAGGAAAACTGCAGCCAGCAGGAGGACGAT contains these protein-coding regions:
- a CDS encoding M24 family metallopeptidase; translation: METKETAIDRVRDVEQKLKRVRRFMEANQFDAVFLQRQDSFAWLTSGGHNGIPYNSEAGECALLVTDQECYLLANTIEMPRIAREEVYDLPFTMVEYPWYDEIASQVRRIIGDGRVATDQLVDGMILESRLAGLRFALTELEVERYRYAGEQVARLTEQYCMSLRPGQTEWDIAAGLHHIYLSQGLIPTVTLVACDERLDSYRHPTPTAQPLRKKGMVVACVRYKGLIIALTRMVCVGQPPDDLGKTFVATAMIDAEMIDATRPGVYTDQLFERVKALYAEVGFDGEWVRHHQGGAIGYRNRDYLITPPQRYQVLPNQAFAWNPSIRGTKSEDTILVGATGAEVVTVSNGSWPQIDVPLSSGKTMRRPAIYQI